One region of Bosea sp. 29B genomic DNA includes:
- a CDS encoding aminotransferase class III-fold pyridoxal phosphate-dependent enzyme has translation MYDTLMERRARLLGPMYKQFYQAPFAPVRGEGVWVTDQGGKRYLDAYNNVPHVGHCHPRVVEAASRQLATFNSNTRYPSELIVDYAERLAETMPDPLKVCMFVCSGTEANELAWRIAVANSGGSGALITRSAFHGNSTIIGALDSSTIPTERQQSWVATVPAPEHRGVGDKTPKLTASDYAEQYRRAIAGLAERGHRPAALLACPVFASDGLYSPPAGYLDEAIAEVRKSGALIIADEVQSALGRTGTHFWGFQHAGITPDIVTMAKPMGNGLPLAVVITRRELVEGFLRTERYFNTFGGNQVVAAAGIAVLDVLRDEGLQENALDVGAYLRGRLAELMEADERIGDVRGTGLFVGVEIVRDRASQAVAPEMARALIEGLMQRGVLVGITGGGRNLLKIRPPMVFSRENADQLVETLKQTLVATPR, from the coding sequence ATGTACGACACGCTGATGGAACGCCGCGCCCGCCTGCTCGGGCCGATGTACAAGCAATTCTACCAGGCCCCGTTCGCGCCGGTGCGCGGCGAGGGCGTCTGGGTGACCGATCAGGGCGGCAAGCGTTATCTCGACGCCTACAACAACGTCCCGCATGTCGGCCATTGTCATCCGCGCGTGGTCGAGGCGGCGAGCCGCCAGCTCGCGACCTTCAACTCCAACACCCGCTATCCCAGCGAGTTGATCGTCGACTATGCCGAGCGCCTGGCCGAGACCATGCCGGACCCGCTCAAGGTCTGCATGTTCGTCTGCTCGGGGACGGAGGCGAACGAGCTCGCCTGGCGGATCGCCGTGGCCAATTCCGGCGGCAGCGGCGCATTGATCACCCGCTCGGCCTTCCATGGCAATTCGACGATCATCGGCGCGCTCGATTCCTCGACGATTCCCACCGAGCGCCAGCAAAGCTGGGTCGCGACCGTGCCGGCGCCCGAGCATCGCGGCGTCGGCGACAAGACGCCGAAGCTGACGGCCTCGGACTATGCCGAGCAGTATCGCAGGGCGATCGCCGGCCTCGCCGAGCGCGGGCACCGGCCAGCGGCGCTCTTGGCCTGTCCGGTCTTCGCCAGCGACGGCCTCTACAGCCCGCCGGCCGGCTATCTCGACGAGGCGATCGCCGAGGTTCGCAAATCCGGCGCGCTGATCATCGCCGACGAGGTCCAGTCGGCGCTCGGGCGCACCGGCACGCATTTCTGGGGCTTCCAGCATGCCGGGATCACCCCGGATATCGTCACCATGGCGAAGCCTATGGGCAATGGCCTGCCGCTCGCCGTCGTCATCACCCGCCGCGAACTGGTCGAAGGCTTCCTCAGGACGGAGCGGTACTTCAACACCTTCGGCGGCAATCAGGTTGTCGCGGCCGCTGGCATCGCCGTGCTCGACGTGCTGCGCGACGAGGGCTTGCAGGAGAACGCGCTTGATGTCGGCGCCTATCTGCGCGGCCGACTCGCCGAGCTGATGGAGGCGGACGAGCGCATCGGCGATGTCCGCGGTACCGGCCTGTTCGTCGGAGTCGAGATCGTCAGGGATCGTGCGAGCCAGGCTGTGGCTCCGGAGATGGCGCGTGCGCTGATCGAGGGGCTGATGCAGCGCGGCGTCCTTGTCGGCATCACTGGCGGCGGCCGCAACCTGCTCAAGATCCGTCCGCCGATGGTCTTTTCGCGTGAGAATGCCGACCAATTGGTCGAGACTCTCAAGCAGACTCTGGTGGCGACGCCACGATAG
- a CDS encoding phosphotransferase: MSGLAAPALDDALMASLPQLAGDELAGMLREHFGISGSFTRISGERDLNLHVHGADGRDFVFKICGDSDSAEELAFQNAALTHLARTDPALPVPRVVAARDGSTIVAHERGNQRYLLRVLTYLPGEPALGSTFSRAQRVEIGMLAARLDRALADFDHPGANRAFIWDLVHFASLREKIAFLDTDQRKALAGRVLDRFAERVAPLLPALPRQVIHNDLNQNNLLLRPQDGSVSGIIDFGDMIRTIRVAEVTIAAAHLLYREADPTSAMAQVVKGYARVLPLEANEIAVLPALIQARLVTRELIVSWRRQANPAATTSYRDDVSRFGWEALARCDTLSPAELHARLAEAAGLGNH, encoded by the coding sequence GTGAGCGGGCTTGCTGCGCCCGCCCTGGATGATGCGCTGATGGCGTCGCTGCCGCAGCTCGCCGGCGACGAGCTGGCCGGGATGCTGCGCGAGCATTTCGGGATCAGCGGCTCGTTCACGCGGATCAGCGGCGAGCGCGATCTCAACCTCCATGTCCACGGTGCGGATGGCAGGGATTTCGTCTTCAAGATTTGCGGCGACTCCGATAGCGCGGAGGAACTCGCCTTCCAGAACGCGGCGCTCACCCATCTGGCACGGACCGATCCGGCCCTGCCGGTGCCGCGCGTGGTCGCGGCACGCGATGGCAGTACGATCGTTGCGCATGAGCGTGGCAACCAACGCTATCTGCTGCGCGTCCTGACCTATCTGCCGGGCGAGCCTGCGCTCGGCAGCACGTTCTCACGGGCCCAGCGCGTCGAGATCGGCATGCTGGCGGCGCGGCTTGATCGGGCGCTGGCCGATTTCGATCATCCCGGTGCGAACCGGGCCTTCATCTGGGACCTCGTCCATTTCGCCAGCCTGCGCGAAAAGATCGCCTTCCTCGATACCGACCAGCGCAAGGCTCTGGCGGGGCGCGTGCTCGACCGCTTCGCCGAGCGCGTCGCGCCGCTTCTGCCGGCGCTGCCCCGGCAGGTCATCCACAACGACCTCAACCAGAACAACCTGTTGCTGCGGCCGCAGGACGGTTCGGTCTCTGGCATCATCGATTTCGGCGACATGATCAGGACGATCCGCGTCGCCGAGGTCACGATCGCCGCCGCGCATCTGCTCTATCGTGAGGCCGATCCCACGAGCGCGATGGCGCAGGTGGTGAAGGGCTATGCCCGGGTCCTGCCGCTGGAGGCCAACGAGATCGCGGTGCTGCCGGCACTGATCCAGGCGCGGCTCGTGACCCGTGAGCTCATCGTCTCCTGGCGCCGCCAGGCCAATCCCGCCGCGACCACCTCCTATCGCGACGATGTCAGCCGCTTCGGCTGGGAAGCGCTCGCCCGCTGCGACACGCTGTCCCCGGCCGAACTCCACGCTCGCCTCGCCGAGGCCGCTGGCCTCGGCAATCATTGA
- a CDS encoding histone deacetylase family protein codes for MKTIFHPDQYGHHVRTRLSGGTLTSALEVPDRARALLAAAESCTEAVVAPGPADLALIRRVHDADYLAFLETGFAAWKQRFPASEELRPSLHPNAYMRRLPQDLLGRAGYYIADAASVLLADSWSAILASGATAIDATTRVLNGEGAAYALCRPPGHHAYRDQACGYCFLNNTALAATLARDHVERVTILDIDVHHGNGTQALFYDRADVQTISVHADPATVYPFYAGYADETGEGAGEGFNLNLPVPERADDEVYLAAVRQAVEQAKAFSPDVLVIALGLDPSVADPFACTAVTTEGFRRMGESLASLRRPTVIIQEGGYPSPVLGTNLAAFLTGFQEAMA; via the coding sequence ATGAAGACGATCTTCCATCCCGACCAGTACGGTCATCACGTGCGCACCCGGCTTTCGGGTGGCACACTCACCTCGGCGCTGGAAGTGCCGGACCGGGCGCGCGCCCTGCTCGCAGCGGCCGAAAGCTGTACCGAAGCCGTGGTCGCGCCGGGACCGGCCGACCTCGCGCTGATCCGGCGCGTTCATGATGCCGACTATCTCGCCTTCCTCGAAACCGGCTTCGCCGCCTGGAAGCAGCGCTTTCCGGCGAGCGAGGAACTGCGGCCGAGCCTGCATCCCAACGCCTATATGCGGCGGCTGCCGCAGGACCTGCTCGGACGGGCCGGCTACTACATCGCCGATGCGGCGAGCGTGCTGCTTGCCGACAGCTGGTCCGCGATCCTCGCCAGCGGTGCGACGGCAATCGATGCGACGACGCGGGTCCTGAACGGCGAGGGAGCGGCCTATGCGCTGTGCCGGCCGCCCGGGCATCACGCCTATCGCGACCAGGCCTGCGGCTACTGTTTCCTCAACAATACGGCGCTGGCGGCGACATTGGCGCGCGATCACGTCGAGCGCGTCACCATCCTCGATATTGACGTGCACCACGGCAATGGCACGCAGGCACTGTTCTATGATCGCGCCGACGTCCAGACCATCTCCGTCCATGCCGACCCGGCGACGGTCTATCCGTTCTATGCCGGCTATGCCGACGAGACCGGTGAAGGCGCCGGCGAGGGCTTCAACCTCAACCTTCCGGTTCCGGAGCGGGCGGACGATGAGGTCTATCTCGCTGCCGTCAGGCAGGCGGTCGAGCAGGCGAAGGCCTTTTCGCCCGACGTCCTGGTGATCGCGCTCGGGCTCGATCCCTCGGTGGCCGATCCCTTCGCCTGCACCGCCGTGACGACCGAGGGCTTCCGGCGCATGGGCGAGAGTCTGGCCAGCTTGCGGCGCCCGACCGTGATCATCCAGGAGGGCGGTTATCCCTCGCCGGTGCTGGGGACCAATCTCGCGGCCTTCCTGACCGGCTTCCAGGAGGCGATGGCGTGA
- a CDS encoding ABC transporter substrate-binding protein, whose amino-acid sequence MTQFSSGMMMSHFAFAAAALIGSAQIAAAQDSVTFAGFGGQYQGSVRKALFDPAGKKLGVRVREESHSGLASVRVQVQSGKPGWDIVQLGEADCARGQNEGLFEPLDYSKIDTAGIAPQARGTAYIGSNYVSTVLAWQKDKYKDKPPRNWKDFWDAKAFPGRRAMHIYPQESMEVALLADGVDKDKLYPLDADRALASLAKLKPSIDVFWQSGAQASQLLKDGEVDMIVIWGSRVASVLADGAPVDFTYDQALLGFGCFGIPKGAANAAAAQRMIAQMVTPEIQANIPDVLPYYGPINERAFGVKQFSAEALAKANSSPQNKDRQAPLQPAWWADNIARVQERYQALIAK is encoded by the coding sequence ATGACGCAGTTTTCATCCGGCATGATGATGTCGCATTTCGCGTTCGCTGCCGCCGCGCTGATCGGCTCGGCGCAGATCGCCGCAGCGCAGGATTCCGTCACCTTCGCCGGGTTCGGCGGGCAGTATCAGGGCAGCGTCCGCAAGGCGCTGTTCGACCCGGCCGGCAAGAAGCTCGGCGTCCGCGTGCGCGAGGAGAGCCATAGCGGCCTCGCCAGCGTCAGGGTGCAGGTCCAGTCCGGCAAGCCGGGCTGGGACATAGTGCAATTGGGCGAGGCCGATTGCGCTCGCGGCCAGAACGAGGGGCTGTTCGAGCCGCTCGACTATTCGAAGATCGATACGGCTGGCATCGCGCCGCAGGCGCGGGGAACGGCCTATATCGGCAGCAACTACGTCTCGACCGTGCTGGCCTGGCAGAAGGACAAGTACAAGGACAAGCCGCCGCGCAACTGGAAGGATTTCTGGGACGCGAAGGCGTTTCCGGGCCGGCGGGCCATGCACATCTATCCGCAGGAGAGCATGGAGGTCGCCCTCCTCGCCGACGGCGTCGACAAGGACAAGCTCTATCCGCTCGACGCCGACCGGGCGCTGGCCTCGCTGGCGAAGCTGAAGCCTTCGATCGACGTGTTCTGGCAATCGGGCGCCCAGGCCTCGCAGCTGCTGAAGGATGGCGAGGTCGACATGATCGTGATCTGGGGCAGCCGGGTCGCCAGCGTGCTGGCCGATGGCGCACCGGTCGACTTCACTTATGACCAGGCCCTGCTCGGCTTCGGCTGCTTCGGCATTCCCAAAGGCGCCGCCAATGCCGCCGCCGCCCAGCGCATGATCGCGCAGATGGTCACGCCCGAGATCCAGGCCAACATCCCGGATGTGCTGCCCTATTACGGGCCGATCAACGAGCGCGCCTTCGGCGTGAAGCAGTTCTCAGCCGAAGCGCTGGCGAAGGCTAATTCCTCGCCGCAGAACAAGGATCGGCAGGCGCCGCTCCAGCCAGCCTGGTGGGCCGACAACATCGCCCGCGTGCAGGAGCGCTACCAGGCGCTGATCGCGAAGTGA
- a CDS encoding ABC transporter permease, which translates to MLTAAASATQIRHYQRLWLYGLCALIFTFLIVPCVLIVPMSFSASNYLEFPPRAWSLRWYREFFDSAEWMDALWLSLRVAGLTTLIATPIGTAAAYGLSQMPERLTKPLRLSFLLPMIVPNILVAIGVFFVFAKLGLNNTVTGLVLVGIMLALPFVLVTVSSGLQSFDGNLERAARSLGATRLNAFLTVTVPQIKSSIAAGALFAFVAAFDEVVIALYISSGENSTLPRRMFANIRDQVDPLVAAVSSVLVVASIVLLLIVQIAKRPEKGAAR; encoded by the coding sequence ATGCTGACCGCTGCCGCCAGTGCCACCCAGATCAGGCATTATCAGAGGCTCTGGCTCTACGGCCTGTGCGCGCTGATCTTCACCTTCCTGATCGTGCCCTGCGTGCTGATCGTGCCGATGTCGTTCTCGGCCTCGAACTATCTCGAGTTCCCGCCGCGAGCCTGGAGCCTGCGCTGGTATCGCGAGTTCTTCGACTCCGCCGAGTGGATGGATGCGCTCTGGCTCTCGCTCAGGGTCGCCGGGCTGACGACGCTGATCGCGACGCCGATCGGCACCGCGGCAGCCTATGGGCTCTCGCAGATGCCGGAGCGACTGACCAAGCCGCTGCGCCTGTCCTTCCTGCTGCCGATGATCGTGCCGAACATCCTGGTCGCGATCGGCGTCTTCTTCGTCTTCGCCAAGCTCGGACTCAACAACACGGTCACTGGCCTCGTGCTCGTCGGCATCATGCTGGCGCTGCCCTTCGTGCTGGTGACGGTGTCGAGCGGGCTGCAGTCCTTCGACGGCAATCTGGAGCGGGCGGCGCGCAGCCTCGGCGCGACCCGGTTGAACGCGTTCCTGACCGTGACCGTGCCGCAGATCAAGAGCTCGATCGCGGCCGGGGCGCTGTTCGCCTTCGTCGCTGCCTTCGACGAGGTGGTGATCGCCCTCTACATCTCCAGCGGCGAGAACTCGACCTTGCCGCGCCGGATGTTCGCCAACATCCGCGATCAGGTCGATCCGCTGGTGGCGGCGGTCTCCTCGGTGCTCGTCGTCGCCTCGATCGTGCTGCTGCTCATCGTCCAGATCGCGAAGCGGCCGGAAAAGGGAGCGGCGCGATGA
- a CDS encoding ABC transporter permease, translated as MTGMVAAAAPGTADASYFARAERREAWSFALLAVPGLIVIGLLLIVPVGWLFVLSFIGKDGGVSLENYARLAQPVYVITFVTTFQIAGIVTLGSILLGYPVAYLLSQLSPRAAAICMIFVILPFWTSVLVRTYAWLVLLQRRGLINSWLVSLGIINEPIPLVNNFIGTTIGMLHVLLPFMILPLYSSMKTIDTDYLKAASSCGASPMRAFWDVFFPLSRPGLFAGTVLVFILSLGFYLTPALLGGGRVSMWSMQIATNVSTYSNWGAASALGVLLLVVTIAILAALNKVFRVDKLYGGR; from the coding sequence ATGACCGGCATGGTCGCAGCGGCCGCGCCAGGCACCGCCGATGCGTCCTATTTCGCCCGCGCCGAGCGGCGCGAAGCCTGGTCCTTCGCGCTCCTCGCCGTGCCTGGGCTCATCGTCATCGGGCTCCTGCTGATCGTTCCGGTCGGCTGGCTCTTTGTCCTCTCCTTCATCGGCAAGGATGGCGGCGTCTCGCTCGAGAACTACGCAAGACTGGCGCAGCCGGTCTATGTCATCACCTTCGTGACGACTTTCCAGATCGCCGGCATCGTGACGCTCGGCTCGATCCTGCTCGGCTATCCCGTCGCCTATCTGCTCTCGCAGCTCAGTCCGCGGGCGGCGGCGATCTGCATGATCTTCGTGATCCTGCCATTCTGGACCTCAGTGCTGGTGCGCACCTATGCCTGGCTCGTGCTGCTGCAGCGACGAGGCCTGATCAACAGCTGGCTCGTTAGCCTCGGCATCATCAACGAGCCGATCCCGTTGGTGAACAATTTCATCGGCACGACGATTGGCATGCTGCACGTGCTGCTGCCCTTCATGATCCTGCCGCTCTATTCGAGCATGAAGACCATCGACACCGATTATCTCAAGGCGGCGTCGAGCTGCGGCGCCTCGCCGATGCGGGCCTTCTGGGACGTGTTCTTCCCGCTCAGCCGCCCCGGTCTGTTCGCCGGCACGGTGCTCGTCTTCATCCTGAGCCTCGGCTTCTACCTGACCCCGGCTCTGCTCGGCGGCGGGCGGGTCAGCATGTGGTCGATGCAGATCGCCACCAATGTCTCGACCTACAGCAACTGGGGCGCGGCGAGCGCGCTCGGCGTGCTGCTGCTCGTGGTTACAATCGCCATCCTCGCCGCGCTGAACAAGGTGTTCCGCGTCGACAAGCTCTATGGGGGCCGCTGA
- a CDS encoding ABC transporter ATP-binding protein — MKVPVSIRGLSKKFGSFEALKDINLDIAPGEFVTLLGPSGSGKTTLLQVLAGFVTPTSGSILVAGEELLTRPPHQREIGLVFQNYALFPHMNVFENVAYPLKLRRLSRNEIETRVRGALDMVRLSQFIDRPVDKLSGGQKQRVALARAIIFEPRILLMDESLSALDKKLREQMQIELRHLHERLHTTTVFVTHDQREALTMSDRIAVINNGALIQFDTPRAIYDRPKTRFVADFVGETTFLPVELGSGGASVFGTPLRLPDHAGAGGANSRESWLALRPEKLAIGPVAGPEAEVNSFSAVARETIFQGDSLLVIAGFPDGQNIAVRVVPQEANRGLVPTPGQPIHINVHRNDSILVSGDV, encoded by the coding sequence ATGAAGGTCCCGGTTTCGATCCGGGGGCTCTCGAAGAAGTTCGGGTCGTTCGAAGCCCTCAAGGACATCAATCTTGACATCGCGCCCGGCGAATTCGTCACGTTGCTCGGCCCGTCCGGCTCGGGCAAGACGACGCTGCTGCAGGTCCTTGCCGGCTTCGTCACCCCGACCAGCGGCAGCATCCTGGTCGCGGGCGAGGAGTTGCTGACGAGGCCGCCGCACCAGCGCGAGATCGGCCTGGTCTTCCAGAACTATGCGCTGTTCCCGCACATGAACGTGTTCGAGAACGTCGCCTATCCGCTGAAGCTCCGCCGCCTCTCGCGGAACGAGATCGAGACCAGGGTGCGCGGCGCCCTCGACATGGTCAGGTTGAGCCAGTTCATCGATCGCCCTGTCGACAAGCTCTCGGGCGGGCAGAAGCAGCGCGTCGCCCTGGCGCGGGCCATCATCTTCGAGCCGCGCATCCTGCTGATGGACGAATCGCTTTCGGCGCTCGACAAGAAACTGCGCGAGCAGATGCAGATCGAGCTGCGCCATCTGCATGAGCGCCTGCACACGACGACGGTGTTCGTGACGCATGACCAGCGCGAGGCGCTGACCATGTCGGACCGGATCGCGGTGATCAACAACGGCGCCCTGATCCAGTTCGACACGCCGCGCGCGATCTATGACCGGCCGAAGACGCGCTTCGTCGCCGATTTCGTGGGGGAGACGACCTTCCTGCCGGTCGAGCTCGGCAGCGGCGGCGCGAGCGTCTTCGGCACGCCCTTGCGCCTGCCCGATCATGCGGGAGCCGGTGGGGCAAACTCTCGCGAAAGCTGGCTAGCGCTAAGGCCGGAAAAGCTCGCGATCGGCCCAGTCGCCGGTCCGGAGGCAGAGGTCAACTCCTTCTCGGCCGTGGCGCGCGAGACGATCTTCCAGGGCGACAGCCTGCTGGTGATCGCCGGTTTCCCGGACGGCCAGAACATCGCTGTGCGAGTGGTGCCGCAGGAGGCCAATCGCGGCCTCGTGCCGACACCCGGCCAGCCGATCCACATCAACGTCCACCGCAATGACAGCATCCTGGTCAGCGGCGATGTCTGA
- a CDS encoding ABC transporter substrate-binding protein: MTDRTDSARRRQIAMIVGAAISAMLPAAASAQESVTVAGYGGAMRKGFDAALVNPAAQQVGVKIRSETHGDLPSIRVQVQSGAPAWDLVHLGGDECARGESEGLFEPLDLSKFDDAAIPATARGKSWVATNYYSVVMTWRTDKVKQPPKSWADFWDAKAFPGRRAVPGLAQETLEIALLADGVAKDKLYPLDVERAIAAIKRLKPQIGVFWTTGAQSTQLIKDGEVDLIAIYGSRVSPVIEDGSAVQFSYDQGLLGYGCIAVPKGAKNAAKAKALALAMVSPEIQANIIEKMDNYGPVNTKAYEVRKFTPEQLAKTNSSPQNASKQVLIDAAWWAKNGDKAEEAFKSAILQ; the protein is encoded by the coding sequence ATGACCGACAGGACAGACAGCGCAAGGCGCCGGCAGATCGCCATGATCGTCGGCGCGGCGATTTCCGCGATGCTTCCGGCTGCTGCGAGCGCGCAGGAGAGCGTGACCGTCGCCGGCTATGGCGGCGCGATGCGCAAAGGCTTCGATGCGGCGCTGGTCAATCCCGCAGCCCAGCAGGTCGGCGTCAAGATCCGCAGCGAGACCCATGGCGACCTGCCCTCGATCCGGGTTCAGGTCCAGTCGGGCGCGCCGGCCTGGGACCTCGTCCATCTCGGCGGCGACGAATGCGCCCGCGGCGAGAGCGAGGGGTTGTTCGAGCCGCTCGATCTCTCAAAATTCGACGATGCTGCGATCCCGGCCACGGCGCGCGGCAAGAGCTGGGTCGCGACCAATTATTATTCCGTGGTCATGACCTGGCGCACCGACAAGGTGAAACAGCCGCCGAAGTCCTGGGCCGATTTCTGGGACGCCAAGGCGTTCCCGGGCCGCCGCGCCGTCCCCGGTCTCGCCCAGGAGACGCTGGAGATCGCGCTGCTCGCCGACGGGGTTGCCAAGGACAAGCTCTATCCGCTCGATGTCGAGCGCGCCATTGCCGCGATCAAGCGCCTCAAGCCGCAGATCGGCGTGTTCTGGACCACGGGCGCCCAGTCGACACAGCTGATCAAGGATGGCGAGGTCGACCTGATCGCGATCTATGGCAGCCGGGTCTCGCCGGTGATCGAGGACGGCAGTGCCGTCCAGTTCAGCTATGATCAGGGCCTGCTCGGCTATGGCTGCATCGCCGTCCCCAAGGGCGCCAAGAACGCCGCCAAGGCGAAGGCGCTCGCGCTGGCGATGGTCTCGCCGGAGATCCAGGCCAATATCATCGAGAAGATGGACAATTACGGCCCGGTGAACACCAAGGCCTATGAGGTTCGCAAGTTCACGCCGGAACAGCTCGCCAAGACCAATTCCTCGCCGCAGAACGCCAGCAAGCAGGTGCTGATCGACGCGGCCTGGTGGGCCAAGAACGGCGACAAGGCGGAAGAGGCCTTCAAGTCGGCGATCTTGCAATGA
- a CDS encoding DUF3870 domain-containing protein, whose protein sequence is MADVKTVLVSGYSAAPKGTSMFEEFKHAGVVLEIDPATNVIMAVDATFVTQLARSFYSRLIVGYDVSNGMAPLERLISTAVHTPSREALIVATRAAVQRYFQIRDNRG, encoded by the coding sequence ATGGCCGACGTCAAGACCGTTCTGGTGAGCGGCTACTCCGCCGCTCCCAAGGGCACCAGCATGTTCGAGGAGTTCAAGCATGCCGGCGTCGTGCTCGAGATCGACCCGGCGACCAACGTCATCATGGCGGTCGACGCCACCTTCGTGACGCAACTGGCGCGTTCGTTCTACTCGCGCTTGATCGTCGGCTACGACGTCAGCAACGGCATGGCGCCGCTGGAGCGGCTGATCTCCACGGCCGTGCACACGCCGTCGCGCGAGGCGCTGATCGTCGCCACGCGCGCCGCCGTGCAGCGCTATTTCCAGATCCGCGACAATCGCGGCTGA
- a CDS encoding aminotransferase, with amino-acid sequence MIANSNHARDIAYQLHPQTNFSLHEKIGPTIISRGEGFHVYDDAGNRYLEAMAGLWCAALGFSENRLAEAAAKQFAALPYYQNFAHRTSEPAIALSERLIEIAPVPMSKVLFQSSGSEANDTAVKLAWYYFHAIGKPQKRKIIARKRAYHGTSIASASLTGLPHIHRDFNLPLDGFLHVTCPHFYREGLPGESEEAFADRLAKEIEDLILAEGPETVAAFFAEPVMGTGGCVVPPKGYYEKVQAILRKYEVLFVVDEVITGFGRTGNWWGTQTYDLKPDMISSAKALTAAYQPLSALLLSEPIYQAMKEQGDKIGVFGHGYTYGGHPIACAVGLEALTLYEERGLIAGAQVLGAQLEGRLKALLDHPLVGEVRGVGLMWGIELVRSKATRQAFDPSLKFGLEIQRLAFENGLIVRALGDTLIMTPPLIITPEGIDNAVDRFTKALGLGLDLLATKGIALDKAA; translated from the coding sequence ATGATCGCCAATTCCAATCACGCCAGAGACATCGCCTACCAGCTCCATCCGCAGACGAATTTCTCGCTGCATGAGAAGATCGGCCCGACGATCATCTCCCGCGGCGAGGGTTTTCATGTCTATGACGATGCTGGCAACCGCTATCTCGAAGCCATGGCCGGCCTGTGGTGCGCGGCGCTCGGCTTCAGCGAGAACCGGCTGGCAGAAGCCGCAGCGAAGCAGTTCGCGGCGCTGCCCTATTACCAGAACTTCGCGCACCGGACCTCGGAGCCGGCGATCGCGCTGTCCGAGCGCCTGATCGAGATCGCGCCGGTGCCGATGTCGAAGGTGCTGTTCCAGAGCTCGGGCTCGGAAGCCAACGACACCGCGGTGAAGCTGGCCTGGTATTATTTCCACGCGATCGGCAAGCCGCAGAAGCGCAAGATCATCGCCCGCAAGCGCGCCTATCACGGCACCTCGATCGCCAGCGCCAGCCTGACCGGGCTGCCGCACATCCACCGCGACTTCAACCTGCCGCTGGACGGTTTCCTGCATGTCACCTGCCCGCATTTCTATCGGGAAGGCTTGCCGGGCGAGAGCGAGGAAGCCTTCGCCGACCGCCTCGCCAAGGAGATCGAGGATTTGATCCTGGCGGAAGGGCCGGAGACGGTCGCCGCCTTCTTCGCCGAGCCGGTGATGGGTACGGGCGGCTGCGTCGTGCCGCCGAAGGGCTATTACGAGAAGGTCCAGGCGATCCTGCGGAAATACGAGGTCCTCTTCGTCGTCGACGAGGTCATCACCGGCTTCGGGCGCACCGGCAATTGGTGGGGCACGCAGACCTACGACCTCAAGCCTGACATGATCAGCAGCGCCAAGGCGCTGACCGCGGCCTATCAGCCGCTCTCGGCCTTGCTGCTGTCGGAGCCGATCTACCAGGCGATGAAGGAGCAGGGCGACAAGATCGGCGTGTTCGGCCATGGCTACACCTATGGCGGCCACCCGATTGCCTGTGCGGTCGGCCTGGAGGCGCTGACGCTTTATGAGGAGCGCGGGCTGATCGCTGGCGCCCAGGTGCTGGGAGCCCAGCTGGAAGGGCGTCTCAAGGCCCTGCTCGACCATCCGCTGGTCGGCGAGGTCCGCGGCGTCGGCCTGATGTGGGGAATCGAGCTCGTCCGCTCCAAGGCGACGCGGCAGGCCTTCGATCCCTCGCTGAAGTTCGGCCTGGAGATCCAGCGTCTCGCCTTCGAGAACGGCCTGATCGTGCGGGCGCTCGGCGACACCCTGATCATGACGCCGCCGCTGATCATTACGCCCGAGGGTATCGACAACGCCGTCGACCGCTTCACCAAAGCGCTCGGCCTCGGCCTCGACCTGCTGGCGACGAAGGGCATCGCGCTGGACAAGGCCGCCTGA